In the Pseudanabaena sp. PCC 7367 genome, one interval contains:
- a CDS encoding L-lactate dehydrogenase, with the protein MLDQIFTPIGDSLPLVSQDLRKAAIIGAGQVGMACAYSMLIQNTLDELIITDINQEKLEGEVMDLVHGLSFVEPSVIKAGTIEDYQDLDLVIITAGAKQHPGESRLNLVQRNVEIFKSIVPEVVKRSPNAILLIVSNPVDIMTYVSLKLSGLPASRVIGSGTVLDTARFKYLLGQKLKLDSRNVHGYILGEHGDSEVALWSELHIGGSRLDQLIPNWREPEVYDQLDQVYNQVKNAAYEIIQRKGATSYAIGLGVTQIAQAILRDQNHILTVSSLIKDFYGINDVCFSIPAVVNRQGVERQIAIYPSDEELAQLRKSAQLLKEITSGIGF; encoded by the coding sequence ATGCTGGATCAAATATTTACGCCGATTGGCGATTCTCTCCCCTTAGTTTCTCAAGACCTACGCAAGGCTGCAATCATTGGGGCAGGACAGGTTGGCATGGCATGTGCCTACTCAATGTTGATTCAAAACACCCTAGACGAGCTGATCATCACCGATATTAACCAGGAAAAACTGGAAGGTGAAGTGATGGATCTAGTGCATGGTCTGTCTTTTGTAGAGCCATCTGTAATTAAGGCTGGCACGATCGAAGATTACCAGGATCTAGACCTGGTGATTATTACCGCCGGAGCCAAACAGCACCCTGGCGAAAGTCGCTTAAATCTGGTGCAGCGAAATGTCGAGATTTTCAAAAGCATTGTGCCAGAAGTGGTTAAACGATCGCCCAATGCGATCTTGCTAATCGTCAGCAATCCAGTGGACATTATGACCTATGTGTCCCTCAAGCTATCTGGTTTACCAGCTTCGCGGGTAATTGGTTCGGGTACGGTTTTAGATACGGCTCGATTTAAATATTTGCTTGGCCAAAAACTAAAACTAGATTCACGCAATGTGCATGGTTATATTTTGGGAGAGCATGGCGATAGCGAAGTAGCTCTGTGGAGTGAGTTACACATCGGTGGCTCTCGTTTAGATCAACTGATTCCTAATTGGCGCGAGCCAGAGGTTTATGATCAGCTAGATCAGGTTTATAACCAGGTCAAAAATGCGGCCTATGAGATCATTCAGCGCAAAGGGGCAACTAGCTATGCGATCGGCCTGGGGGTGACGCAGATCGCACAGGCTATTTTGCGTGACCAGAACCATATCTTGACTGTCAGCAGCCTGATTAAAGACTTTTATGGCATCAATGATGTTTGTTTTAGCATTCCTGCTGTGGTCAATCGTCAGGGGGTGGAGCGGCAAATTGCGATCTATCCCAGTGACGAAGAACTAGCCCAACTGCGAAAATCAGCCCAGTTACTGAAGGAAATCACGAGTGGAATTGGATTTTAG